In Acidobacteriota bacterium, a single genomic region encodes these proteins:
- a CDS encoding heavy-metal-associated domain-containing protein — MRKVLALAAAIAVSGVATATAVRAQSTQTKPAEATKVCTMKVTGMTCSGCEAAVEIAAKQIDGVKDAKASYAKGTAEVTYDSAKTSPDAIAKAIAQKTGYKTEVAK, encoded by the coding sequence ATGCGAAAGGTTCTGGCACTTGCAGCGGCGATCGCAGTCAGCGGCGTCGCAACGGCTACGGCGGTACGCGCGCAGTCAACGCAGACCAAGCCGGCGGAAGCCACGAAAGTCTGCACGATGAAAGTCACTGGCATGACCTGTTCGGGATGTGAGGCGGCGGTGGAGATCGCTGCGAAACAGATCGACGGCGTCAAAGACGCGAAGGCCAGTTACGCGAAAGGGACGGCTGAGGTCACCTACGATTCCGCCAAGACATCGCCGGACGCGATCGCCAAAGCGATCGCCCAAAAGACTGGCTACAAGACCGAGGTCGCGAAGTAG
- a CDS encoding mercury transporter MerT: MKTALASVLAAGVASACCIGPVAFVLLGAGTFGASLSALELYRPFLLTATALLLGGAFFVAYRPTTDCGTCSPASRRRTRVAVWLAAALTTALVTFPYYVEYLF; encoded by the coding sequence GTGAAGACGGCCCTCGCGTCCGTGCTGGCAGCCGGGGTGGCATCGGCCTGTTGTATCGGCCCCGTCGCGTTCGTACTCCTCGGCGCCGGCACGTTCGGCGCGTCCTTGTCCGCGCTGGAGCTGTACCGTCCATTCTTGCTCACGGCGACGGCGCTGTTGCTGGGCGGCGCGTTTTTCGTCGCCTATCGCCCGACGACCGATTGCGGCACGTGCTCCCCCGCGTCGCGGAGACGGACGCGCGTCGCGGTGTGGCTAGCGGCGGCACTCACCACAGCACTGGTCACGTTTCCGTACTACGTTGAATATCTCTTCTGA
- a CDS encoding MerR family transcriptional regulator codes for MATKYRISEVAEKAGITPDAMRYYERLGVLPRAPRTAGGLRAYGDDVLPRVRFIQQAQAMGLTLKDVRELVSNEGRGGYQRCRRVRDLLKSRLAGVDARLKEMQAFRRTLRTHLQDCEHALEQERPVCPVMAELGGLSQ; via the coding sequence ATGGCTACCAAATATCGGATCAGTGAAGTGGCAGAGAAAGCGGGCATCACGCCTGATGCCATGCGTTACTACGAGCGGCTCGGCGTGTTGCCCCGCGCGCCGCGGACGGCTGGTGGGCTACGAGCGTACGGGGACGACGTGCTGCCACGGGTGCGGTTCATTCAACAGGCCCAGGCAATGGGGCTGACCTTGAAGGACGTGAGAGAGCTCGTTTCCAACGAAGGACGTGGCGGGTATCAGCGATGCCGGCGGGTCCGTGATCTCCTGAAGAGCCGGCTTGCTGGCGTGGACGCCCGGCTCAAGGAGATGCAGGCGTTTCGACGGACGCTCCGCACCCACCTCCAGGATTGCGAGCACGCCCTCGAGCAGGAGAGACCCGTCTGCCCGGTGATGGCCGAATTGGGTGGGTTAAGCCAGTGA
- a CDS encoding cation-translocating P-type ATPase — MNVVASVEAAPHFWSEEPSKLPGRRRIRARIGGLHCSLCTGTIEKALSKRPGVEKVAVSLTHEQALIEYDPIVTRAEDLLQTLTDIGYTLSDPRKLRPYEEEERALVRERGRFLTALTMSIAAMGLVGYPVDSPWFPLCVFSIASLVALAFVVLRSYGLQSAIGGSALLSAFGAGIYYLQLKDAFGPVVPWIAGVLALVVIFDVGGHIVRMAFMALRRGILNQHVLVEFGAFAGLAGGAIGLAFNPVGYPTVAFFSVAVMVISYHIFSEWLSLIVKTRSSQAVKKLLDLEPDVAYVVKNGKEEVVPLEQVRVGDLVRIRPGSRVAIDGVVESGDSDVDESLVTGEPALVQKRPGDRTLSGSLNGHGTLLVRATVVGEESFLRQVIRSVEDARALKPGLLHLVDRVLQVYTPFVLVMAAGSTLFWLLGPLVIGGSPDLQRAMFAGLSVLVMGYPCAVGISAPLSIVRGAGEAAERGVLMRTGEAFQALRRVQRVVFDKTGTLTEGKPALRQIVAVSGTEEEVLTLAAAVEASSEHPLARAIVEEAFRRGLPLSEVEGFEAVTGRGVRARLNGNRLTVGSPAFLAADGVDLPQDTRINELEAGGLTVIGVARDGVLRGLVALGDAVRPDAVETVRRLHALGIRTALITGDNEQAARHFAGAAGIEEVHARVLPAEKAVLIRKLQERERVAMVGDGINDAPALMQADVGIAFGSGADIAIESADVIILSQRLGAVLDAYGVSRESYRKIVQNVSLAFLFNGIGIPAAATGLVYPVWGMVAMAASVTTIFINSLWGRGTYFFEAIRTVGQPPPAAATGNP; from the coding sequence ATGAATGTCGTCGCAAGTGTGGAAGCCGCTCCACATTTCTGGAGCGAAGAACCGTCCAAGCTACCCGGCCGCCGCAGAATTCGTGCCCGCATTGGGGGACTCCACTGTTCGCTGTGCACGGGCACGATCGAAAAGGCGCTGAGCAAGCGACCTGGCGTCGAGAAAGTCGCCGTGAGCCTGACTCACGAACAGGCGCTCATCGAGTACGACCCGATCGTGACGCGCGCGGAGGATCTACTGCAGACGCTCACTGACATCGGCTACACGCTCTCCGATCCGCGCAAGCTGCGTCCCTATGAGGAAGAAGAGCGCGCATTGGTGCGTGAGCGTGGACGCTTCCTGACCGCCCTGACGATGTCGATTGCGGCGATGGGATTGGTCGGTTACCCAGTCGATAGCCCTTGGTTTCCGCTCTGCGTCTTTTCCATTGCGAGCCTCGTCGCGCTCGCCTTCGTCGTCTTGCGCAGCTACGGGCTGCAATCGGCGATCGGCGGCTCAGCGCTGTTGTCGGCCTTCGGCGCCGGGATCTATTACCTTCAATTGAAGGACGCGTTCGGTCCCGTCGTCCCCTGGATCGCCGGCGTGCTCGCGCTCGTTGTCATCTTCGACGTGGGCGGCCACATCGTGCGCATGGCCTTCATGGCGCTGCGGCGTGGCATCCTGAACCAGCACGTGCTCGTGGAGTTCGGCGCCTTTGCGGGGTTGGCCGGCGGCGCGATCGGCCTCGCCTTCAACCCGGTCGGGTATCCGACCGTGGCATTTTTCTCGGTGGCGGTGATGGTGATCAGCTATCACATCTTTTCCGAGTGGCTGTCGCTGATCGTCAAAACGCGCAGTTCGCAAGCGGTCAAGAAGTTGCTCGACCTTGAGCCTGACGTCGCGTACGTGGTGAAGAACGGCAAGGAAGAGGTCGTGCCGCTCGAACAGGTCCGTGTTGGCGACTTGGTCCGGATCCGCCCAGGTTCTCGGGTGGCCATTGACGGAGTGGTCGAATCTGGGGACTCGGACGTGGACGAATCGCTAGTCACCGGCGAACCGGCGCTCGTCCAGAAGCGTCCTGGCGATCGGACGTTGAGTGGTTCGTTAAACGGGCATGGCACGTTGCTCGTGCGTGCGACCGTCGTGGGTGAGGAGAGTTTTCTGAGGCAGGTCATCCGCAGCGTGGAGGACGCCCGGGCGCTCAAACCCGGTCTACTTCATCTGGTCGATCGCGTCCTGCAGGTCTACACGCCGTTCGTGCTGGTCATGGCGGCCGGGTCGACGCTCTTCTGGCTGCTCGGTCCACTGGTAATCGGAGGGTCTCCCGACCTCCAGCGGGCCATGTTTGCGGGGTTGAGCGTTCTGGTGATGGGCTATCCCTGCGCGGTGGGAATCTCGGCGCCGCTCTCGATTGTCCGCGGGGCCGGCGAAGCTGCCGAACGAGGCGTGCTCATGCGCACGGGCGAGGCCTTTCAAGCGCTGCGTCGTGTGCAGCGGGTCGTGTTCGACAAGACAGGGACGTTGACGGAGGGCAAGCCTGCGTTGCGCCAGATCGTCGCCGTCTCGGGCACCGAAGAGGAGGTGCTCACCCTCGCTGCGGCCGTCGAAGCGTCATCCGAGCACCCGCTGGCGCGCGCGATCGTCGAAGAGGCGTTTCGACGTGGTCTGCCGCTGTCGGAGGTCGAGGGATTCGAGGCGGTCACGGGTCGGGGCGTCCGGGCCCGTCTCAATGGCAATCGGCTCACGGTCGGCAGCCCGGCGTTTCTCGCGGCAGACGGGGTGGACCTCCCCCAAGACACACGGATCAACGAGCTCGAAGCAGGCGGGCTCACCGTGATCGGCGTCGCGCGGGACGGCGTGCTGCGTGGTCTCGTGGCACTCGGGGACGCGGTGAGGCCTGACGCCGTCGAGACCGTCCGCCGTCTGCACGCGCTGGGTATCCGCACCGCTCTCATCACGGGTGACAATGAGCAGGCGGCCCGGCATTTCGCTGGTGCCGCTGGCATTGAAGAGGTCCATGCTCGCGTACTGCCCGCCGAAAAGGCCGTGTTGATCCGGAAACTGCAAGAGCGTGAGCGAGTCGCCATGGTCGGCGACGGCATCAACGACGCGCCGGCGCTGATGCAGGCAGACGTCGGAATCGCGTTTGGCAGTGGCGCGGATATCGCGATCGAGTCCGCGGACGTCATCATCCTCAGTCAACGACTCGGGGCGGTGCTCGACGCGTACGGCGTGAGCCGAGAGAGTTATCGAAAGATCGTGCAGAACGTGTCGCTGGCGTTCCTCTTCAACGGCATCGGCATCCCCGCCGCGGCCACGGGGCTGGTGTACCCGGTGTGGGGCATGGTCGCGATGGCCGCCAGCGTCACGACGATCTTCATCAATTCGCTGTGGGGGCGCGGCACGTATTTCTTCGAGGCCATTAGAACGGTTGGCCAGCCGCCGCCGGCCGCCGCTACTGGAAACCCATAG
- a CDS encoding heavy-metal-associated domain-containing protein, translating into MLKSVTFEVTGEQQLHCAACEQRVARLLNTVEGVGQVRAQADRQRIDVLFDTAVVEPRSIAERLSEAGYETEVAAP; encoded by the coding sequence ATGTTGAAATCAGTCACGTTCGAAGTCACCGGCGAACAGCAGCTTCATTGTGCAGCCTGCGAGCAGCGCGTCGCGCGGCTGCTCAACACGGTGGAGGGTGTCGGGCAGGTCCGCGCGCAAGCGGATCGCCAGCGGATCGACGTGCTCTTTGACACAGCGGTCGTCGAGCCCCGGTCGATCGCGGAGCGCCTCAGTGAGGCCGGGTACGAAACAGAGGTGGCCGCACCATGA
- a CDS encoding heavy-metal-associated domain-containing protein, with translation MSIFANFLNTIGVRRVELGREEVTATAPLADREFLVPTMVCEGCAEKIAGALTSIPGVRDVTSKVTKKRIRVRYEPEHVREQQLKDALTKIGFEVLDAGENT, from the coding sequence ATGAGCATCTTCGCGAACTTTCTGAACACCATCGGCGTCCGTCGCGTCGAGCTCGGCCGCGAAGAAGTGACCGCAACGGCGCCGTTGGCAGATCGAGAGTTCCTGGTTCCGACCATGGTCTGCGAAGGGTGTGCCGAAAAGATTGCGGGAGCGCTGACCTCCATCCCTGGCGTCCGAGACGTCACGTCGAAGGTGACGAAAAAGCGTATCCGGGTGAGGTATGAGCCTGAGCACGTTCGCGAGCAGCAGCTCAAGGATGCCCTCACCAAGATCGGATTCGAGGTTCTCGACGCCGGAGAAAATACTTGA
- a CDS encoding heavy metal-responsive transcriptional regulator, with translation MLIGDVAERTGLTAPTIRYYESIGLLAPAPRSATGYRRYSETTVEELRFIRKAQSLGFSLEEIGEILKLSRAGDTPCSHVLDLSRRHLTAVEERIQQLACFRDQLAAELAKWDGKKEPTCRGLCQIISGAEEPETDAPRLDLHAQGAPAAARRKSRK, from the coding sequence TTGCTCATTGGGGACGTGGCCGAGCGCACCGGCCTGACGGCGCCGACCATTCGGTATTACGAGAGCATCGGGTTGCTGGCGCCCGCACCGCGCTCGGCGACAGGGTACCGGCGATATTCCGAGACCACGGTCGAGGAACTGCGCTTCATCCGAAAAGCCCAGTCCCTAGGCTTTTCGCTCGAAGAAATCGGTGAGATTCTCAAGTTGAGTCGCGCCGGCGACACGCCGTGCTCCCACGTGCTGGATCTGTCGCGACGGCACCTCACAGCGGTCGAGGAGCGAATCCAGCAACTCGCATGCTTTCGTGATCAACTGGCGGCCGAACTTGCCAAGTGGGACGGCAAGAAAGAACCAACGTGTCGAGGACTGTGTCAGATTATCTCGGGGGCGGAAGAGCCGGAGACGGATGCGCCGAGGCTCGATTTGCACGCGCAGGGCGCGCCTGCGGCGGCGCGGCGAAAATCGCGAAAGTAA
- a CDS encoding heavy-metal-associated domain-containing protein — protein MLSIAVLSTACQREATPTAQDSPSNRAEVRTVTVPVNGMICMVCAGSVKNTLQAVQGVRKAEVDLAKHNVTVQYEHGQVSVDALTRAINELGYKAGVPTPAQSQ, from the coding sequence GTGCTGAGCATCGCGGTCTTGTCAACCGCCTGCCAACGTGAGGCGACCCCGACGGCCCAGGACTCACCCTCAAACCGAGCAGAGGTACGGACCGTCACCGTTCCTGTCAACGGCATGATCTGCATGGTCTGCGCTGGTAGCGTCAAGAACACGCTGCAAGCTGTCCAGGGCGTCCGGAAAGCCGAGGTCGATTTGGCAAAGCACAACGTGACCGTCCAATACGAACATGGCCAAGTCAGCGTCGATGCCTTGACCCGCGCGATCAACGAACTTGGGTACAAGGCTGGAGTGCCGACGCCCGCCCAATCGCAGTGA
- a CDS encoding sulfite exporter TauE/SafE family protein: protein MQRFGAWLPDASGAAVLVAIVAGVLASAVCPCTLPVGIGVAAVTGGTESQERRSGLLVALAFFLGIVVNLTLLGAVAGRLGAILTESFGRYWALGMAVFSLVAAVVAFRGPRLKVQRLADLRRPGISGAFLYGFIFSLGTSAAPLLVLLTVSAAQARAEYGLLLAFAFGVGRGLPFLIVGLFAGLIMRFVSLARWRRPLQIVSGCALLTVAVYYVRAFATLL from the coding sequence CTGCAGAGGTTTGGTGCGTGGCTGCCTGACGCGAGTGGAGCCGCAGTACTCGTGGCCATTGTCGCCGGTGTGCTCGCGAGTGCCGTCTGTCCGTGCACGCTCCCTGTGGGAATAGGCGTAGCGGCGGTAACCGGGGGGACCGAGAGCCAGGAGCGACGCAGTGGCCTCCTGGTTGCGCTCGCGTTCTTCCTCGGGATTGTCGTCAATCTCACATTGCTTGGTGCCGTCGCTGGTCGGCTCGGCGCGATTCTCACCGAATCGTTCGGCCGGTATTGGGCGCTCGGCATGGCGGTGTTCTCCCTCGTTGCGGCGGTGGTCGCATTCCGGGGTCCCCGGCTGAAGGTTCAACGACTCGCCGACTTACGACGTCCAGGAATCAGCGGCGCGTTCCTCTACGGATTCATATTTAGTCTGGGGACCTCAGCAGCCCCGCTCCTCGTTCTGCTGACGGTTTCCGCGGCGCAAGCCCGCGCTGAATACGGTCTACTGCTCGCGTTCGCCTTTGGAGTCGGCCGAGGATTGCCGTTTCTGATCGTCGGTCTCTTCGCGGGTCTGATCATGCGGTTCGTGTCGCTGGCCCGCTGGCGCCGTCCGTTGCAGATTGTCAGTGGATGCGCGCTCCTCACGGTGGCGGTGTACTACGTGCGGGCGTTCGCAACACTGCTCTGA
- a CDS encoding type II toxin-antitoxin system RelE/ParE family toxin: MAYRVDIARSAEAELEALYLWVVERAPQQGAAWFNGLERAVLSLDQHPERCPVAAASIEPDRPVRVLSYGRKPHVYRDFFTVDHNAQVVRVVHVRRGARRRPTPDELKGE, encoded by the coding sequence ATGGCATACCGCGTTGACATTGCGCGGAGTGCGGAAGCTGAACTCGAGGCGCTGTACCTGTGGGTCGTTGAGCGCGCTCCGCAGCAGGGTGCCGCGTGGTTCAACGGTCTCGAGCGGGCCGTTCTCTCGCTCGACCAACACCCGGAGCGCTGTCCGGTTGCGGCTGCGAGTATCGAACCGGACCGCCCGGTTCGGGTGCTCAGCTACGGTCGAAAGCCTCACGTGTACCGCGACTTCTTCACCGTCGACCACAACGCGCAGGTCGTTCGCGTGGTGCACGTGAGGCGTGGCGCCAGGCGACGGCCGACGCCGGACGAGTTGAAGGGCGAGTAG
- a CDS encoding type II toxin-antitoxin system Phd/YefM family antitoxin: MLDLANDIRSLSDFKRNTLDLLNRLRKTGHPLVLTINGKAALVVQNAEAYQTLLDRVEAIEGIQRGLADVKAGRTKPARQAFDRLRRKHGIPR, encoded by the coding sequence ATGCTCGATCTCGCCAACGACATCCGCTCGCTCAGTGACTTCAAGCGCAACACGCTCGACCTGCTGAATCGCCTCAGAAAGACAGGTCATCCCCTGGTTCTGACCATTAACGGAAAGGCGGCGCTGGTCGTGCAGAACGCGGAGGCTTACCAAACGCTCCTCGACCGCGTGGAGGCCATCGAGGGCATTCAACGCGGGCTGGCCGATGTGAAGGCCGGTCGCACAAAGCCCGCGCGGCAGGCGTTCGATCGGCTGCGTCGCAAGCATGGCATACCGCGTTGA
- a CDS encoding helix-turn-helix transcriptional regulator, with translation MALKLDTEIRQEQIAQAALAVVARHGIRRLSIASVARRVGIVPSAPYRHFENKDDLRRSSAT, from the coding sequence ATGGCACTGAAACTGGATACTGAAATTCGTCAGGAGCAGATCGCGCAAGCGGCACTCGCCGTGGTGGCCCGGCATGGCATCAGACGACTAAGTATTGCGTCGGTGGCACGCCGGGTCGGCATCGTCCCGTCCGCGCCGTACCGGCATTTCGAGAACAAGGACGACCTGCGGCGATCCTCTGCCACATGA
- a CDS encoding efflux RND transporter periplasmic adaptor subunit, with amino-acid sequence MKKRLMVLVAVVVLGGSGLFYARRQPADPTDRLLVSGNIEITEAQASFKAAGRMDARLVSEGDVVSAGQIIARLDRVELAQQVALQQAEVQAAAADLAELEAGSRPEEIAQGEAVLGRARAEKERWRAEAARQSDLYAQDIVSAREREAADATLAVARAQLRDAEERLALLRKGPRHERIAQARARLERARQARGLSQTRLDDALLVAPISGIVLAENIEPGEYISPGTPVVTIGVLGDVWLRAYIAETDLGRVKLGQRARVTADTYSDKAYDGVVSFIASEAEFTPKNVQTEKERVKLVYRIKIDVPNPSFELKPGMPADAAILLAEVPRASR; translated from the coding sequence ATGAAGAAACGACTCATGGTACTCGTCGCGGTGGTGGTGCTCGGCGGCTCCGGCTTGTTCTATGCCCGGCGGCAGCCGGCGGACCCGACCGACCGCCTTCTCGTGTCAGGGAACATCGAAATCACGGAGGCGCAGGCCAGCTTCAAAGCCGCGGGCCGCATGGACGCGAGGCTGGTGTCGGAAGGCGACGTGGTCTCCGCGGGCCAGATCATCGCCCGTCTCGATCGCGTCGAACTTGCGCAGCAGGTCGCCCTACAGCAGGCGGAGGTCCAGGCGGCTGCGGCCGACCTCGCGGAGCTCGAGGCCGGCTCGCGGCCCGAGGAGATCGCGCAGGGCGAAGCGGTCTTGGGGCGCGCGCGTGCCGAAAAAGAGCGTTGGCGCGCCGAGGCCGCGCGCCAGTCGGACCTCTACGCGCAGGACATCGTCTCCGCGCGCGAGCGGGAAGCGGCCGACGCGACGCTCGCCGTCGCACGCGCGCAGCTTCGCGACGCCGAGGAACGTCTGGCGTTGCTTCGAAAAGGGCCGCGTCACGAACGGATTGCCCAGGCCCGTGCCCGCCTCGAGCGCGCCAGACAGGCGCGAGGCCTCTCGCAGACCCGCCTCGACGACGCGCTGCTCGTCGCGCCCATCTCCGGCATCGTGCTCGCCGAGAATATCGAACCCGGTGAATACATCAGTCCCGGCACCCCGGTGGTGACGATTGGCGTCCTCGGCGACGTTTGGCTCCGCGCCTACATCGCCGAGACCGACCTCGGTCGGGTGAAGCTCGGCCAGCGCGCACGTGTCACGGCCGACACCTACTCGGACAAGGCGTACGACGGCGTGGTGTCCTTCATCGCGTCGGAGGCGGAGTTTACGCCGAAGAACGTGCAAACCGAGAAGGAGCGCGTAAAGCTCGTCTACCGCATCAAGATCGACGTGCCGAACCCGTCCTTCGAGCTGAAACCGGGCATGCCGGCGGATGCCGCCATCCTGCTCGCCGAGGTGCCCCGTGCAAGCCGATAG
- a CDS encoding ABC transporter ATP-binding protein — MPPSCSPRCPVQADRRLAGGTQPTSNAAIRADGLTRSFGSVAAVEHLTFSVSPGEIFGLVGPDGAGKTTTMRLLAAILPPTAGNAWVAGHDVVRDAEAVKDDIGYMSQRFGLYPDLTVTENIHFYADIHGVPRRGREEKVERLLAFSNLTPFTRRLAGNLSGGMKQKLGLACALIHTPKVLLLDEPTNGVDPVSRRDFWRILYQLLRENVTIFVATAYLDEAERCNRVGLLHQGRLLAIDTPAGVKRLMRGVLLEVRGQEPRRIAATLRGSLPAGAVTMFGDRVHVLTADAEGVQHVETMLAGRGHHIERILPIEPALEDVFVSVLTNARPDAEARHER; from the coding sequence ATGCCGCCATCCTGCTCGCCGAGGTGCCCCGTGCAAGCCGATAGACGCCTCGCGGGCGGTACGCAGCCGACGTCCAACGCCGCGATTCGCGCCGACGGCCTCACGCGATCGTTTGGGTCCGTCGCAGCGGTTGAGCACCTCACGTTCAGCGTGTCGCCGGGAGAGATCTTCGGGCTCGTCGGCCCGGACGGCGCTGGGAAGACCACGACCATGCGGCTGCTGGCCGCGATCCTCCCCCCGACGGCAGGCAACGCCTGGGTGGCCGGCCACGACGTGGTGCGGGATGCGGAGGCGGTCAAGGACGACATCGGCTACATGAGCCAGCGCTTCGGCCTCTACCCGGACCTGACGGTCACCGAGAACATCCATTTTTACGCCGACATCCATGGCGTGCCGCGCCGTGGGCGCGAGGAGAAGGTCGAGCGCCTGCTGGCCTTCAGTAACTTGACGCCGTTCACCAGGCGCCTGGCCGGCAATCTCTCGGGCGGCATGAAGCAGAAGCTCGGGCTCGCCTGCGCCCTGATTCACACGCCGAAAGTCCTGCTGCTCGACGAGCCGACCAACGGCGTCGATCCGGTTTCCCGTCGCGACTTCTGGCGGATCTTGTACCAGCTCCTGCGCGAGAACGTGACGATCTTCGTGGCAACCGCATATCTGGATGAAGCCGAGCGCTGCAATCGCGTCGGCCTGCTGCACCAGGGGAGGCTGCTCGCGATCGATACGCCTGCCGGCGTCAAGCGGCTGATGCGCGGCGTGCTGCTGGAAGTCCGCGGACAGGAGCCGCGGCGGATCGCGGCGACGCTACGGGGATCGCTGCCCGCCGGAGCCGTCACGATGTTCGGCGACCGGGTGCACGTCTTGACCGCAGATGCCGAGGGCGTCCAGCACGTCGAGACGATGCTGGCCGGCCGCGGTCATCACATCGAGCGCATCCTGCCCATCGAGCCGGCGCTCGAAGACGTGTTCGTGTCGGTGCTTACAAACGCTCGCCCGGACGCGGAGGCTCGCCATGAACGGTGA
- a CDS encoding ABC transporter ATP-binding protein, with protein MNGDVRGLAVTVDGLERRFGSFVAVNKVSFDVRRGEIFGFLGPNGAGKSTTIRMLTGILAPTGGRGAVAGFDIRTQAEQIKTQVGYMSQKFSLYEDLTVEENINFYSGIYRVDPGKRAARKAWVLEMAGLEDHRRTRTGVLSGGWKQRLSLGCAILHEPPIVFLDEPTSGVDPISRRRFWDLIYDLSAQGTTVFVTTHYMDEAEYCDRLALIYRGELIASGTPNTLKTEVMRETVLDVITDRPHEAMSEVETLAGVSEVALFGAGFHAVVSDPALSGPIRHGLEERGYRVERVEQILPSLEDVFVSLIEARDRRDAKQSEVRQ; from the coding sequence ATGAACGGTGATGTGCGCGGGCTGGCCGTCACCGTGGACGGTCTCGAACGCCGCTTTGGCAGCTTTGTCGCCGTCAACAAAGTCAGCTTCGACGTGCGGCGCGGAGAGATCTTCGGATTTCTCGGCCCCAACGGGGCTGGCAAGAGCACGACCATCCGGATGTTGACCGGCATTCTCGCCCCCACCGGTGGCCGCGGCGCGGTGGCCGGCTTCGACATCCGCACCCAGGCTGAACAGATCAAGACCCAGGTCGGGTACATGAGCCAGAAGTTTTCGCTCTACGAAGACCTGACCGTGGAGGAGAACATCAATTTCTATAGCGGCATTTACCGCGTCGATCCCGGCAAGCGCGCCGCCCGCAAGGCGTGGGTGCTCGAGATGGCGGGCCTTGAGGATCATCGCCGTACGCGAACAGGCGTCCTCTCCGGCGGATGGAAACAACGGCTGTCCCTCGGGTGCGCGATCCTGCACGAGCCGCCCATCGTCTTCCTGGACGAGCCGACGTCGGGAGTCGATCCGATCAGCCGTCGCCGGTTCTGGGACCTGATCTACGACTTGTCGGCGCAGGGCACGACCGTGTTCGTCACGACCCACTATATGGACGAGGCGGAATACTGCGATCGCCTGGCACTCATCTACCGGGGTGAGCTGATCGCGAGCGGCACCCCGAACACGCTGAAGACAGAGGTCATGCGTGAGACCGTCCTGGACGTGATCACCGACCGTCCACACGAGGCGATGAGTGAGGTCGAGACACTCGCCGGTGTGTCCGAAGTGGCGCTGTTCGGGGCGGGTTTTCATGCGGTCGTATCCGATCCGGCGCTCAGCGGCCCCATCCGCCACGGTCTGGAGGAGCGCGGCTATCGTGTGGAGCGCGTCGAGCAGATCCTGCCGTCGCTCGAGGATGTGTTCGTGTCACTGATCGAGGCGCGCGACCGCCGCGACGCGAAACAGTCCGAGGTGCGGCAGTGA
- a CDS encoding ABC transporter permease translates to MEQIIVTPITSIEFILGKTVPFALIGFADVLLITTIGVGWFDVPIRGSLLVLFGATALYLLTTLGVGLLISTVSQTQQQAMMSSFFFYFPAVLLSGFMFPIANMPAAVQWLTYLNPLRYFLVIVRGVFLKGVGPDILWPQMLSLAVMGTATLWLASRRFRKTLA, encoded by the coding sequence ATGGAACAGATCATCGTCACGCCGATCACGTCGATCGAGTTCATCCTCGGCAAGACCGTGCCCTTCGCGCTGATCGGCTTCGCAGATGTCCTGCTCATTACGACGATTGGCGTGGGCTGGTTCGACGTGCCCATCCGGGGCAGCCTGCTCGTGCTCTTCGGCGCGACGGCGCTCTACCTCCTGACGACGCTGGGCGTCGGACTCCTGATCTCGACGGTGAGCCAGACGCAGCAGCAGGCGATGATGAGCAGCTTCTTCTTCTACTTTCCGGCGGTCCTGCTCTCCGGCTTCATGTTCCCGATTGCGAACATGCCCGCGGCGGTGCAGTGGCTGACCTACCTCAATCCGCTCCGATATTTCCTGGTCATCGTGCGAGGCGTGTTTCTCAAGGGCGTGGGGCCCGACATTCTCTGGCCGCAGATGCTGAGCCTGGCGGTGATGGGAACGGCAACGCTGTGGCTCGCGTCGCGCCGATTTCGCAAGACGCTGGCCTGA